TTTTGTagttttacaaaacacaaatctttaaaggccgttttctcTAGATCAGTTTGTtctcagtagctcttacatacaccaacctttacagtttcattcctctctatattctgaaggtttttaccgaggggtttgttcatatatcattcatatcCTGATTTCCAACTTTTAtaactaaaaacatggagaaaatagattttttctttatggctgttgacagtattttctgatttatcgAGTCATACAAAGATATACCCTAAATTCCCCTCAAtataatgtacagtataaaacattttttacactaaattattttatcattttattttactttaacttaaTAACTTAAAGTAACTACTTAGCCTGCTGGTAACGGCATACTAAATTGTTAATTTACTAGGCAATATGCAGTTTATACAGTTTGAGGATGTAATATGAAGTACAAGGTTCAGGAATAATAGCTAATATAAGTAGCTAATAATAGCTTGTTTTTTTCGTCAGTTACTGGAAGGTACCTGGCATTGGGTCAACATTTCTCAGAAAAATGactttcatttcctcttaaCAATCAAAGTTTATGTAAATCGTCCTCTGAAGATAATGGATTTATTTGTTATGACTATTTGTGCAGATCACTgaaaattgtagttttttgaaAATCAGACGTTTTTTCACTCAAGACATCCACAAATTCACAGGAGAATACaacacatgtatgtgtgtgtgtttgtgtgtgagtgcctACCTGTATGAGACGTGTGAAATGACCTCATGTTTTCTGGGTCTACAGACCTCACCGGAAGAGGTCAGAGGTTCTCAGTGAACGGCCTGACCTGAAGCATCATCAAAACCTGGACTCTGTTTTCTTGGTATGGAAATCTACAACAGTCctttttactttgacttttcaaACATTGAATCTTTGTGTTCTGAAACTGTATGCTCTGATTTTATGTGAACATAAGTGATACGAAatgctgggtttttttgtcttatttaaacACTTCTAAGGTCGACTAAAGGTGACtgagctttgtttgtttgtcttgttttggcACTGTCACTCAAAATCTTCTTGAGTCTGGAAATCCCCACGCAATCAAACCTGTTAGATCACACCTTGAGGGCgtgacaagataagataagataatcctttattagtcccgcagcggggaaatttgcaattagATACTACTCATGCATTGGCCAAGCTGCAAGTTGAAAATGTGCCAATGTGATATGCTACTTTGAAGTTGGGATAACTATCACATGACATGTCAGGTGTATTCAGTCTCTATCAACCGATAAACAACAGTGGGTATTTTGGCTGCAGTCAGGGCAACAGttgcaataataaaaacatttaattatttaataatattttttcccACTCGAGCCCAAGGAACAAGCTGCTAACAAAAGCTTGATGTATCGTCACCTTTGAAATGGTGAAGATGGCGAACTTCTTAGTAAACATTTGCTCATTTAAGGAgctacattaacattaatttgGAGATTAGTTTCTTCACACCTGGTGAATGTAAGTTCAATAGTCATtctctttttagctctgtttttgttcccCACCAACTGTTTTTGGTCCCCACCAAAATATCTCGCTCTTAAGCTGAAAACCGCTGCCTACTGCAGCCGGAAACAACATTATAAAAGCAATGGATGTGAACTAGATGGAtatgctgttgtttgtttccatggTTTTAAGAAGATTGTAAATTATAGTCTTTATTCTTCTAGCttcttgaagaaaacattaTGACTTTTGTGAGGAATGAGCTCGAGAAGTTCAAGAAAGTTCTGGCTCCAGAAGATCCACGATTCTTAGAGGGGCTGAAAGAAGATGAAGGTTTGGGCGGTGAAGATGAAGAGCAGAGAAACAGCAACAGAGATGCAGTTCTGAAACTCGCACTGAACTTCCTGAGGAACATGAAGCAGAAGCAGATGGCTGACTCTCTTCAGAGCAGTAAGATGCTTTTATGAATTACATACCGCTTCTTGAAATATTAACTTTTTCTATGAACTGCAGAGCTGAACCAACATTAGCCTAATGTCTGAGtaagttgttttaaaatgttaggTTGATGATGTTGGATTGAATTCCTGAATAAAGCAGTTTTCATTATGcatcattattttaaaggtAATTTGAAAGTAATTTGTTAATAACAGAACCAGAAGAGTCAAAACGtgtcatttcacatatttactTCATTCATTGACCATCTACCTGTTACTCCCTCAGAAACTCATGCTGCGATTTGCCAACGTAAACTCAAGTCCAAACTGAAGGACaagtttcagtgtttgtttgaaggAATTGCCAAAGCAGGAAACTCAACACTTCTCAATCAGATCTACACCGAACTCTacatcacagagggagagggtggagaaGTCAACGCTCAACATGAGGTCAGTCAGATAGAAGCAGCATCCCGAAAAACGCCAGGTTCAGAAACAACAATGAGATGTGAGGATATATTTAAATCCTTACCCGGAAGAGATGAACCAGTCAGAACTCTGGTGACAAAGGGAGTGGCCGGCATTGGGAAAACCGTCCTAACGCAGAAGTACATCCTGGACTGGGCTGAAGACAAAGCCAACAACAATATACAGTTCGTCTTTCCTCTATCTTTCCGAGAGCTAAACTTGCTTAAggcaaaaaaatacagtttggtGGAACTTCTTCATCATCTCTTTAATGAAACCAAAgaagcaggaatctgcaggtttGAAAAGTTGCAGGTTGTGTTCATCTTTGACGGTCTGGACGAGTGTCGACCTCCTCTGGACTTCCACAACAACAGGATCCTGACTGACGTTACAGAGTCGGCTTCTGTCGAAGTGCTGCTGACAAACCTCATTAGAGGAAAACTGCTTCCCTCTGCTCGCCTCTGGATAACCACACgacctgcagcagccaatcagatccctCCTGAATGCATTGACATGGTGACAGAGGTGAGAGGGTTCAGCGATTCACAAAAGGAGGAGTACTTCAGGAAGAGATTCAGAGACAACGAGCACGCCGGCAAAATCATCTCCCACATCGAGGAGTCGCGAAGCCTCCACATCATGTGCCACATCCCGGTCTTCTGCTGGATCACTGCTAAAGTCCTGGACCATGTGTTGAGAATCAAAGAGAAAGAAGACCTGCCCAAGACCCTGACTGAGATGTACATCCACTTCCTGGTGGTTCAGACCAAACAAGTGAATGCAAAGTATCACAGCTGTGTGGCGACCGATCCAGTCTggaacacagagacaaagaagacCGTTCTCACCCTGGGAAGACTGGCTTTTGAGCAGCTGGAGAAAGGAAACCTCATCTTCTATGAAGCAGACCTGAGAGAGTGTGGCGTTGACATAAACGCTGCCTCCGTCCACTCTGGACTATTCACAGAGATCCTCAGAGATGAGCGTGGGCTGAGCCAGGACAAGGTGTTCTGCTTTGTCCATCTGAGCGTTCAGGAGTTTCTGGCTGCACTCTATGTCTTCCTGACATTCATCAACAGCGGGATCGATCTACTGAGAAGACGAAGCAGGTTCAGCTCAGTACGGCCTTTGCCATTGCAACGCGATATCAACTTTAAACACCTCTACCAGAGTGCAGTGGACAAGGCTTTAGAGAGTCCAAATGGACACTTGGACTTGTTTGTCCGCTTCCTCCTGGGCCTTTCACTGAAGACCAATCAGACTCTCCTGCGAGGCCTGATGAAAACCTCAGGAAGTAAACAAGAAGTCAGAGAGATGTTGGTGCAGAACATCAAGAAGAAGATCAAGGACAATATATCTCCAGAGAAGAGCATCAATCTGTTCCACTGCCTGAATGAGCTGGATGACCGTTCTCTAGTGGATGAGATCCAACAGTACCTGAGATCTGGACCTATCATTGGAAAAAaactctcttcctctcagtgGTCAGCGCTCGTCTTCATCTTACTGTCATCACAAAAGGATCTAGACGTGTTTGACCTGAAGAAATTCTCAGCTTCAGAGGACGGTTTACTGAGGCTGCTGCCAGTGGTGAAAGCATCCAAAACAGCCCTGTAGGTGTACTGATACTTAGAAcaatgaaatgtgttgaaaatgaTCATTTCCGTGGCAGAGATCTAactactttttcttcttcaggctGGGTGGCTGTAAGCTCTCACGGAAAAGCTGTGAAGCTCTGGCCTCAGCATTCATCACCAAGAATTGTAGTCTGacagagctggacctgagtaacaatgacctgcaggattcaggagtaaAGATGCTGTCAGCTGGACTCAGGAGTCCCCACTGCAGACTGGAGGTTCTCAAGTCAGTATTTAttgaatagtttaacatttgcATGGATTAATGACcataattcacattcacattattCATTTGTAAAGTTAACTTACCTCTTTCGGAGGCCCATGGTGCTAAAACCAAAAATACCAACCTAGTGTAGCATCGTACCAGCCTACCTGGCTTTACAGGAATagtattttttcttaatttcattgtaTTCTGTCTCTATTTACAGGTAATGAATTGGTTTGACATCAaggatatatccttcaaacacatattgtagacccttctggcTCGCTTCTCTTTAAAAAAGCTTATTCGTTTTTTCCaaaaatttgataaataaataaggttTATGCAGGGAGTGCAATTAGTGACAgcgtgggctccatggtaacatAGCTCTTTAGCAGCATGGTCGAGGCCTAACCAAGGGTCAGTTGAGTTGGGCATTCAGCTGAGCACAGTTTGACTGAGTGAATTCACAGACTTAATTATTGGGTtgcagacattacattacattacagtcatttagcagacgcttttatccaaagcgacttacagtcagtagtatattacatatcattcacccattcacacactgatgacaggctaccatcaaggtgccaccatcagactctaactaacattcatcatccagtccacaccgatggcaagccttcgggagcaacttggggttaagtgtcttgcccaaggacacatcgactgccgaagccgggtatcgataccaccgatcctctgattgcagaactaccttgctctccactacgccacagcctccccaGACTGTTGCAGGGTTGGAATTATTGGTTAATGAAGGTGTAAATCTAACATGAAGCTGTGCGTATGTGTTTGCAG
This region of Anoplopoma fimbria isolate UVic2021 breed Golden Eagle Sablefish chromosome 2, Afim_UVic_2022, whole genome shotgun sequence genomic DNA includes:
- the LOC129105349 gene encoding protein NLRC3-like — translated: MNVSEEREDGVSASEKHYSQTRDKSQVKQERPDRVPDCVSVKSSRSISEPIDFKNEEPIVEPSTVKQETTDTPVPDCVSMKSNRSISEPIDFKNGGPIVELRPHRKRSEVLSERPDLKHHQNLDSVFLLLEENIMTFVRNELEKFKKVLAPEDPRFLEGLKEDEGLGGEDEEQRNSNRDAVLKLALNFLRNMKQKQMADSLQSKTHAAICQRKLKSKLKDKFQCLFEGIAKAGNSTLLNQIYTELYITEGEGGEVNAQHEVSQIEAASRKTPGSETTMRCEDIFKSLPGRDEPVRTLVTKGVAGIGKTVLTQKYILDWAEDKANNNIQFVFPLSFRELNLLKAKKYSLVELLHHLFNETKEAGICRFEKLQVVFIFDGLDECRPPLDFHNNRILTDVTESASVEVLLTNLIRGKLLPSARLWITTRPAAANQIPPECIDMVTEVRGFSDSQKEEYFRKRFRDNEHAGKIISHIEESRSLHIMCHIPVFCWITAKVLDHVLRIKEKEDLPKTLTEMYIHFLVVQTKQVNAKYHSCVATDPVWNTETKKTVLTLGRLAFEQLEKGNLIFYEADLRECGVDINAASVHSGLFTEILRDERGLSQDKVFCFVHLSVQEFLAALYVFLTFINSGIDLLRRRSRFSSVRPLPLQRDINFKHLYQSAVDKALESPNGHLDLFVRFLLGLSLKTNQTLLRGLMKTSGSKQEVREMLVQNIKKKIKDNISPEKSINLFHCLNELDDRSLVDEIQQYLRSGPIIGKKLSSSQWSALVFILLSSQKDLDVFDLKKFSASEDGLLRLLPVVKASKTALLGGCKLSRKSCEALASAFITKNCSLTELDLSNNDLQDSGVKMLSAGLRSPHCRLEVLKLSGCQVTEKGCTFLASALMSNPSHLRELDLSFNHPEDSGVKLLNDPDWKLETLKIDHCGKCRLKPSPLRYFCELSLDPNTADRNLFLSDDNRGVMVVDEEQPYPDHPERFDSWKQLLCKEGLTGRCYWEVKWKGKVHIGVTYRGITRRGDSDGCCVGWNDQSWSLFCSSQGYTAWHNNKPADVAKPPRSDSNRVAVYLDWRAGTLSFYCLPSIVSSDKQIHLYTFHCTFTGPLYPAFGFGRVLGTFLPSSVFLSQIEE